AAGAACCTGATCGACGGATTCGATTTTCGCGATACCCGTAATACCGCCGATCCGGCATCGGGCCGCGATGCGATGATGACTGATCTGGCCCGGATGAAGGCGGGCAGGGTCGGCGCGCAATTCTGGTCGGTCTATGTCTCGGCCACCCTGCCAGAGCCGCAGGCGGTGCAGGCTACGCTCGAACAGATCGATGTGACGCGCCGCCTGATCGCGCGCTATCCGGCGGATCTCCGGTTTTGCGGGGATAGTGCTTGCGTGATCGCGGCGCAGAAGGCGGGGCGCACGGCTTCGTTGATCGGCATGGAAGGCGGCCATTCCATCGGCGGATCGCTGGCAGTGCTGCGCCAGATGCATGCGCTGGGCGCGCGCTATATGACGCTCACGCACTTCAGGAACACCGCCTGGGCCGATAGCGGCACCGATGCGCCCGTGCACGATGGTTTGACCCCGTTCGGCATTTCCGTTGTCCGTGAAATGCAGCGGCTGGGAATGTTGGTCGATCTGGCCCATGTAAGCGAAGCAACGATGACAGACGCCCTCGCCACGAACGGGCCGCCGGTGATCGTCAGCCATTCAAACGCCCGCGCAATCAATCATCACCCCCGCAACATTTCCGATGCGACACTGAAGCTGATCGGCGCGAACGGCGGTATCGTGATGGTCAACTTCTACCCGCCCTATGTCGTCGAGGCGGCGCGACAGTGGGGGGCATCGCGCGATGGCGAACAGGCGCGGCTTGCCGCGCTGCATCGGGGTGATCCCGACGCTGCGAAAGCAGCGCTGGCAGCTTGGGACAAGGCCAACCCGATGCCGCGCGGGTCCTTGCGCGATGTTGCCGATCATATCGATCACATCGCGCGATTGATCGGGCCAGACCATGTGGGGCTGGGCGGCGATCTCGATGGCGTCGAGGCCACCGTCGAAGGGCTTGAGGACGTTTCGACGTATCCGGCGCTGTTTGTGGAACTCGTGCGCCGGGGCTGGTCGCAGGCCGATCTGGAAAAGCTTTCAAGCCGCAACATGCTGCGCGTGATGAAGGCGGCAGAGACTTATGCCGGTGCCCATCGCAATGATCCGCCGCTGGAGAATGAAACGGCTTTCTAGGTTTCGTCCTGCCTGGCTTCAGCTGACAGCCGCAAGCCGTCGATGGGCCGGGGCCACGTCGCCGGAGGGATTTGACCGGGTGGTCCTGAACCGTTCGACCAGCCGCTTCACGGCATTTGCCTGGCGTTGCAATCCGTGCGCCGCGGCAGTGCTTTCTTCTACCATGGCTGCGTTCTGCTGCGTGACACTGTCGATCTGCGAGAACGTCTCGCTGACGGAATGGAGTTCGCTGGCCTGAAGACCTGAATCCC
This genomic interval from Novosphingobium sp. CECT 9465 contains the following:
- a CDS encoding dipeptidase, yielding MTKPFVLIACAALLIAAAPPRSPDAIADAALRAAPVFDGHNDVPEQLRERRKNLIDGFDFRDTRNTADPASGRDAMMTDLARMKAGRVGAQFWSVYVSATLPEPQAVQATLEQIDVTRRLIARYPADLRFCGDSACVIAAQKAGRTASLIGMEGGHSIGGSLAVLRQMHALGARYMTLTHFRNTAWADSGTDAPVHDGLTPFGISVVREMQRLGMLVDLAHVSEATMTDALATNGPPVIVSHSNARAINHHPRNISDATLKLIGANGGIVMVNFYPPYVVEAARQWGASRDGEQARLAALHRGDPDAAKAALAAWDKANPMPRGSLRDVADHIDHIARLIGPDHVGLGGDLDGVEATVEGLEDVSTYPALFVELVRRGWSQADLEKLSSRNMLRVMKAAETYAGAHRNDPPLENETAF